Within Stigmatella aurantiaca, the genomic segment TGGGCTATGTGCTGGGAGGCGGACTGTTCACGCCGCTCACCGGGCGCATCCTCAAGCTCGGCGTGCGCCTGGCGGCGCTGCCCTTCGTGAAGGACGAACTGCTGGGCATGGCCGAGGCCGCGCTCCAGGGCTTCCAGACCGGCCAGGCCAACGTCAATGGCCAGAACCCTTCCGCGGGCATTGGCGCCGCGCCCCGGACCTCGGGTCCCGGGAGCATCAGCTGATCCGTCGCACGGCCTCACACCCTACACCTCATTACCTGGAGATCTGATCCATGTTCACCGCCAGAGACCTCAAGAAGCTCGAGAAGGACGACCTGCTCAACCTCATCGGGCTCGAGACCCGCAAGGACACCGCGGACTACCTGCTGCCCGCGCTGGGCGCCTTCACCGTGGGCGTGCTGCTCGGCGTCGGCGTGGGCGTGCTGCTGGCCCCCAAGCCGGGCCAGGAGCTGCGCACGGACCTGCGCAACCGGTTCCAGAGCGGCCAGGACGCGGTCTCCGGCGCGGTGGGCCGCGTGACCGAGGGCGTCACCCGCAACGCCTGATCCGGACCGCATCCAGGTCCAACGCCCCCTGAGCGCGGAAGCGTGCTCGGGGGGCTTTTCATTTCCGGGTACACTCGCCCCCATGCCGCCGAAGGATGGACCCTCCCGCCCCCGACGCCCGCGCCCGCCCGCGAGGGGGCTCGTGGATGCGCGCAGGGACACGCCCCGGGACATGCCCGCCCTGGAGGCGGCCCCAGAGGGCGTTGGGGACGGCCCGGGGGACGTGCTCTCCCGGGTGCGCGGCCTGGAGACGCTGGAGCCCGCCTATGAGGCCTGGCTGGCGCTGCGGGCGGAGCATGGCGCCACGCGGGCGCGCTTCCGGGAGGAGCGCGAGCGGTTGGATCAGCAGGGCAGCTTCCTGTTGGGGGCCGTGCGGGCCGCGGGCCTGACGCCCG encodes:
- a CDS encoding YtxH domain-containing protein: MFTARDLKKLEKDDLLNLIGLETRKDTADYLLPALGAFTVGVLLGVGVGVLLAPKPGQELRTDLRNRFQSGQDAVSGAVGRVTEGVTRNA